The uncultured Desulfobacter sp. genomic interval ATGAATGGGAAGGCAAGGTTTTGCTTGAGTTGGAAAAAGAAGCTTTAGGGTTTTACATTACCGGGCACCCCATGGATGATTATGCGGATATCATCCGTAAATTTACCAGTGTTAACACACTCACCCTCCAGGATGTTAAAGATGAAAAGATGGTCCGCATCGCCGGGGATCTGAAAGTGCAGAAGATTCATAAGACCAAAAAAGGGGACTTGATGGCTTTTTGCAATATTGAGGACCAGTATTCAACCGTAGAATTGGTCGTTTTTCCCAATTTGTATGCCAGGACCCATACCTTTTTGTCCCAGGAGCAGGTGGTTATCGTTGAAGCTGAAGTCCAGAGAAAAGAGAACACCGTCAAGCTGATCGGCGAAGCCATTGTTCCTGCAACCCAGGCCGAAACCCTTTGGGCTGCTGGTATTGTGATGCAGGTAGATGCCAAGCGTCATGAAACAGATGTGCTTGATCAAATCAAACCTGTGATCGAGCGATATCCGGGCAACTGTGTTTCTTTGTTCAATATTCACATTGATTCGGAACATCCCGATGTGATGGTTAAGTTATCGGATGAGTACAAGTCCGATGCCTGTCTCGGCTTTTTCCAGGAGATTGAAACCATTCTTGGCCCGGGCTCCATTGAAACCCGATGCGCCCCGGTCAAAGATAAGGTGAAAAAGAAAAAACGCTGGCCTAAAAAACAGGTGTCTTGACATCCGGTTTGAGAAATACCGTACCCGGGTTGGTGAGCCGAAGACGGTTGACCACCCGGCCCACCCCGTCAATACTTTTAACCAGATCCAGGGCTATGCGGCGCTGGTACGCATCGGCAACCCAGCCATCAAGATAAACAACCCCATGGCGGACTTTTAAGTCAATGCCTTCAGGATCCACCATGTCGTCGGACATGAATTTTGATTTTATTTTGGCCATGAGCACCGTATCACTGACAAATGCGCCGGGAGACCGGGAACGATTTTCTGTGTTGGATTGGTAGTGCACGGGTGATCCGGTATTTTTTGATCCACACCCCGGCATAATCAATATCGCAAAGGCCAAAAAAATAAAAATAAAATATTGTGGTGTAAAACTGATGGTTATATGAAAGTACCAACAAGTTGTTGAGTTTCTTTCGTGTTTTGTTGTAGGCTGGGCCTGGGTACTGATAGACCAGGTCGGCCCATGGCCGTTATACGAATTGGGTTGATATGAAAGTTCCATAAATTATTTTCAAGCTTTGTTGTGGGCTAAGCCTGGCAGCTGATATGTCAGGTCAGCCCGTGGCTGTTATTCAAAATCGTCCAGATCCAGACTGTCCAGATCAGAAAGATCCATATCTTTTAACAGATCATCTTCATCAGGAATGATATCTTCGTCAATCTCAACGGGTTGGCCTGTATGATGTGCGGTTTCTGTAATGTCCTTATATTCTTCCTGTCCTTGAATATCGTCATCGCCAAAAAAAGATGCAATACCAATAAAAAACAAGTATCCCAGGCCGGCCATATTCAGAAGAATGATAATTGTTCCCACAATATTTTTAATTAACACGATTTGCTTTTTCCCGTAAATGTTTGACGATGGGGACTTAAGTGTTTATATATAATCTTTAATTTTGTGGCAAGGGCAAAAAATTGGGCACACAATTTGTAGTAGTGATTTTCCCGAAGATTCAAGGCCCTTTATGATGAAAGATAATTCAAAGGTTTTTATATGAGTTGGCTTGGAAAAATGATTGGTGGCACCATTGGGTTGGCCTTGGGTGGTCCTCTGGGCGCTGTGGCAGGCGCTGCATTTGGCCACGCATTTGTGGACAAAAGAGAGGATGAATATTTACGTTCCATTCCGGGCGGTAAGCATACGGGGCTGTCTTCAAACGAAAAGGCCCAGCTTGTTTTTTTTACTGCCGCTTTTTCCATGCTGGCGAAAATCAGCAAAGCTGACGGGCGGATCAGTGAGGAGGAGATCAAAGTTGTTGAACGTTTCATGGTCAATGATCTCCAACTTGATGAAGCAAGTCGTGAGACCGCTAAAAATATTTTTAGAAACGCCGTTACATCTTCCCAGACCTTTGAGGATTTTGCCCGGCAGTTTTATTCGGTATTCAAATACCAGGCCAATATCATCGAGTTGATGATGGATGTCCTGCTTAGAGTCTCTTCGGCTGACGGTAACGTCTCTGATGCCGAGGAGCAGATGCTGTTGTCCGCTTCACGGATTTTCAGGTTTTCCCAATCCGATTATAACCGGCTTCACAGCAGATATGTAAAGAAATCAGATCCCTATTATGCCGTACTTAAATGCGATGAAAACGCGAGCAATGAGGAAATAAAAAAGAAATACCGGGCTCTGGTCCAGGAGTACCATCCGGATAAAATTCAGGCCAAGGGACTGCCCGAAGAATTTGTCAAGTTTGCCACGGATAAATTTACAGAAATTCAGGACGCCTACGAGCACATCAGGAAAAGTCGGGGTTTTTAATTCCTATTTTTTTTAAAGCACGACAAACAGCAGTGGTCATTAGAGGAGGTCCACAGATAAAAAGGCTGTTTAGGAATATTGTGCATTGATCGAATAAAATTCATGTATTTTAAACAATGCGGTCAATAAGACTTCGTTAATACGACCTTTACGTCCCTCCCACTGGTTTTCCCAGAAACAATTGATTCAAAAATGAAATTTTGCGTCTGCTGATCCATTGACTTGATATCTTCATAATTTATACCCTTGACAAGACCTTCTTATATCGTTATATTCACTTATATCGATATATATGGTGTGAATCACAATACAGATTAACATAGAGATATAGCTATGAAATTTTTTATCAAAGTCATGAAAGCATTATCCGACCCCAACCGCGTAAAAATGACAAAAATGCTTCAACACAAGCCGATGTGCGTCTGTGAGATACAAACTGCCTTGGGAATCGCCCAATCTACTGCAAGCAAGCACTTAAAAATACTTGAAGATGCAGATCTCGTCACAAGTTTTAAGGATGGGTTGTGGGTAAACTACGGTGTGGCCGACGGCAGCGCTTCTCCATTTGCAGCTAACATGATCGGCAATCTAAAGCATTGGCTCGAGGATGAACGCGAGATTAAAGAATTGAACAAGATTTTACCCAATATTGACCGACACGATATTGTCAATAAAAATTAAGATTGAAAATTTTAGCTTATACATCGTCAAGTATCTATACGTATGACGTATAAAGAGAGGTGATTATGAATTCGAGTACAGCCAATATCGGCTCAAACCCAAAAACCAAGTCTGCACTCATACTGAATTTATTCATGGGAGCTGCGGGTATTATTGTATGGTGGCTGGTATACCGGCAGCTGCCCGGATTATCCAAATGGCTGACATACGGCCTGTTTAAAATTACCCCGGGGTCACATCTTGGCGCGTCTATAGAATTTTTCCTTTATGATACGCCCAAAGTGATGATGCTGCTCTTTCTGGTGGTATTTGGTGTGGGCATTATCCGCAGTTTTTTTACCCCGGAAAAAACCCGGTCCTTTCTTTCCGGTAAAAGTGAATTTGCAGGCAATGTTTTTGCAGCACTTTTGGGAATTATCACCCCGTTTTGTTCCTGTTCTGCTGTACCGCTTTTTATCGGCTTTGTCACCGCAGGGGTGCCTCTTGGGGTCACGTTTTCCTTTTTAATTGCAGCACCCATGGTCAATGAAATCGCTGTGGGCCTTTTATATGGGCTTCTGGGTTGGAAAGTGGCTGCCATATACATGGGAACGGGCCTTTTTATCGCCATCGCTGCCGGATGGGTCATCGGACGATTGAAACTTGAAAACTACATCGAGGACTGGGTGACCCAGGCCAATATAGCATCGGCCGAAATAGAAGAAGAAAAATTGACTTGGAACGACCGGTTTATTTACGGCTGGGATGCCGTAAAAGAGATTATAGGTCGGGTTTGGATTTATGTCATACTCGGTATTGCTGTAGGAGCCGGGATTCACGGATTTGTACCTGAAGGCATGATGGCATCCATCATGGGAAAAGGGACCTGGTGGGCTGTGCCCCTGTCCGTGGTGATTGGCGTTCCCATGTATTCCAATGCCGCTGGTATTATTCCCGTAGTTGAAGCCCTTTTAGGCAAAGGGGCTGCATTGGGATCTGTCCTGGCATTTATGATGAGTGTTATTGCGCTCTCCTTGCCGGAAATGGTGATCTTGAGAAAAGTGTTAAAACCCAGGCTCATCTGTGTGTTTGTCTGTGTTGTGGCATGCGGTATTCTGTTCGTGGGCTATTTGTTCAATACAATTTTATAAAATTTTTAGAGTAAGAAAGGAAATCTTAAATGGAAATTAAAGTATTAGGGCCAGGATGCACAAAATGTGTAAAAGCTGAAAAGTTGGTCAAGGAAGTCGTAGAAGAGACCGGAGTAGACGCCAGTGTAGAGAAAGTTACTGATATGCTTCAGATTGCATCCTATGGTATTTTTGGAACGCCTTCGGTTATTGTTGACGGAGAGGTAAAATGTACCGGTAAGGTTCCCAAGAAGGCAGATATTAAGGCCTGGATCACCAAATAGCATGAAGCTGATCTAAAAAAAGTATGGTTACCACCAGCATGTTTGCCGGTTTATTTTATATTTATGCGTTTTTTTAAAGGATGTAAAACATCAATTTGAGGATATTTAAAAGATGAAAGCGTTTGATTCGTTACTAAAAGATATGGATTTTAAATTTTTAAGTTCCGGCGAACACAGCATGAGTATCGAAGGAATGCGTAAGGTGCTTGGTAACGATCACTTTGTATTTCTTGATGTTCGGACAGATGAAGAAGTGAAATATCTCTCTTTTCCCTTTGCCGTGCATATTCCAATGAATGAACTTCCGGACAGGCTTGACGAGGTACCCAAAGACAAATTTATTGTCCCATTCTGTTCTTCCGTATTCCGAGGTGCTTTGGTCTATATTTACCTCAAGGCCAATGGATATAAGGAAGTAAAAGGGCTTACAGCATCTTCAGAGGATATGGCTACGGCCTTCAAACCCGGCCCCTTGGCTAAAATGTGATGTAATTTGTGTACCGGCAACCGAAAATTTGGTCTGCTATGATAAAGACAGAAAATAATGGCATCTAATATTCTGATCATCAGTCTGCTTTCATTTGTATTGAGTTTTATTTTTGCTCTGGGAGGTGTTGGATCTGCTGTTATTCTTATTCCCGCCCTCTCTTGGATTGGTGTCCCCTTTAATTTAGCCCGTCCCACCGGGCTTTTTGTCAACTGCATAAGTATGCTCGCTGCTACTTGGTCTAATTTCAAGGAAAAAAAGCTTGACGTGAGATTAGGGCTTCCAATTATTGCATCGTCAATCGTCATGGCCCCGGTGGGGGCCTGGGCTGGTCATTTTTTACCGACCCGGACCTTGCTTCTGATTTTCATCTGTTTCTTATTCTTCTCCGGCACTATGATGATATTTTTTAAAGGATCAAAATATGCAGACCAGTACCGGGAAGATCGCCCACTCGCAGGCCCCCTTGGGGTTGGTGTATTGGCTGGGATAGTATCAGGGCTCCTTGGTGTTGGCGGAGGCGGTATTATCTCTCCATTGATGGTTATCCAGGGTTTTAACCCCAAAAAAGTGGCCATGGTGACCGCCTTTTCAGTACCATTTTCATCTTTTTCAGCGTTCGTCACCTATGCTGCCATGGGATCAGTGTCCATCAAAATATTAATTTTTGCAGGGCTGGCCGGCTGGTGTGGGGGGTATCTTGGTACCAAAGTGATGCAAAAAAAAATGAAACCCCAAAGTGTTAAACGCTTATTAGGCGGCGTCTTAATACTTATTGGAATCAAATTTTTATGGTCTATGGGTTTAACTGATATTTTGCAAACTGTGGGAGGTTCCGGATAAAATTCAGTCAATGTAGTTTCAATACGATTAGTCAGGACAGGACTTTCGCGAACAAGAGGGACTCCCTTAGAAGCTGCCCGTCTATAGGGGTATGCTTTGTATTCGCTGGTGCCTGCAGAACGGTATTCGGCTGACACATTTATTCAAACCCCATTCTCAGGCGAGCGGAGGGGGAGGGGGCGGAAGTTCTCCCTTCTCATAGGCTTCCCGAGCCTTTTTTACTGGTATGTGGGTTTCACAAGGTACACCAACTTGGCATAGACCGCAGCCGTAACCGTCATAGTTATATGTCTTTTTGACATACTCACTGGAAGCTATTAAGTGCTGACGGCAGGTTTCCTTGTCGTGCCCGGAAGTTGTAAGCGCTCGAACTGGGCAGCGATCAATGCATTTGCCGCAGGAACCATCAACAAAGAAAAGACACCAGGCACGGTGATGGTTTGGGTCTTTCGAAGAAACACGAGCATAACCGATTTATATTTCTTTACCATCTCTGGCATTATATCACATTCATACCTTGGCCATAACCCATGAATTGATTTACACAGGACTTATGGCCTGGATATTGTTCGGCCTGGGTGCGGTTTTTTTCTATTTTACAGGCAAAAAATTGAAATTCTCCCGGTCTACCATTGGTGCCCTTGTTCTGGTCGGAGGCCTTGGAAATACTTCTTTTGTGGGGCTTCCAATGATTCAGGCATACTATGGCAGCCAATGGCTGGGGGTTGGTGTTGTGGCAGATTTGGCAGGTTCTTTTTTTGTGTTGTCTACGTTGGGTATTTTTGCAGCCGGCCTGAGTTCTTCCGGTGCCGTGGTATCCGTAGCATCTTTAATAAAATATTAACGTTCCCACCATTCCTGGCCTTGGTTGCCGCATTGATCCTGAAACAGATTCAATTTCCTGAGTGGATTAATTTTACTTTGGTTCAGCTAGGCGGAACCCTCACTCCACTGGCTTTGGTTTCCGTAGGGTTTCAATTACACCTGGGCTTATTGAAAGGAGAGACCGCTCCCCTGGCTCTTGGCCTCTTCTATAAGCTGATTATTGTGGAGTGATTGGGCTCAATCATTGCCGGCTATTAGTGCAGTCGGAGATGGTCATTAAGTACATTGAACTGTCAGGGAACGATTTGGCCAACAAGGCAGTTGGCATTGCCGGATTGATCATATTTAAGATTAACAATTTTCCCTTTAAGTTTGTCCTGGATTCCTTGGGAATCACCTTCATCCTCAATGAAAACAGTCAGGTAGTTGGTGGTGATCGCCTTAAGCATACCTGTGTGCCGGTCCCTTTGATTCTGGATTAATCCTTGAAGAACCCGGCCCCGGTTTAACTCGATAAATGCCGAACGTTTCTGTTCGCCTAACTCGCGCAGCAGCGCCGCCCTTTTTTTTGCCTTATTCGACGGCACCTTGGGGGTGAAATGCCATGCCGGGGTTCCTTGTCTTGGTGAGAAGGGGAATACATGAAGGTAAGATACGGGCAGGTCTACCACAAGTTGGTATGTATTTTCAAACGCCTTATCGGTTTCACCAGGAAAGCCCATAATCACATCAAGGCCAATACCGGCATAGGGAAGGATTTCATGTATCCTGTGAATGACTTCTGAAAACTGTTCAACTGAATAGGGCCGCTTCATACGGGCCAGCACGTCATTATCCCCTGCCTGGAGCGGGATATGAAAATGATCGCACAAAATATGACCGGGGCCTGCCATATGAATGAGCTCATCTGTTATTTCATTGGGTTCAATGGAGGATATCCTGATTTGATCCACCGGACGTTTTTCATCCATTTTTTTTACAAGCTGGGTTAAAGAGGTTTCCGGCGTTAAGTCAAGGCCATACAACCCGGTGTGAATGCCTGTGAGAATGACCTCTTTGAATCCTATCCTGTTCAGGCTTGACACATGGGTCATGACCTGGTCAAAAGGCATGGATACGGATGCACCTCTGGCATAGGGGATAATGCAATAGGTGCAGAACTGATTGCATCCATCCTGGATCTTTAAATAGGCCCGGGTCATTTTACCGAATACAGGCTGGTCGGATTCAACAAATTTTAAAAAGCATGCTGATTTGCCATATTCAGGCCTTCTGAATTTAAATAAATCTTTGTCAGCTGCTTTTCGGGCAAGATATTCGGGAATCAAAGATTTATCCTGGTGGCAGACGATAAGATCTACTCCGGAAATTTTCCTAAACTGCTCCGGGTCTGTTTGTGCATGGCATCCGGTGACAATCACTGTTGCATCGGGGTGTTTACGGATCAGTTTTCTTGTTTCCTGACGGGACTGCATGCCGGCCCTGGAAGTCACGGCACAGGTGTTGACAATACAAATATCAGCGGACTGAGCCTTACCTGCCCTTGAAAATCCATGGGCTTCAAGCCGGGCAGCAATGGCGTCCGATTCATATTGATTGACTTTACAGCCAAGGCTTTCGATATAAAATGTTTGTTTTCTCATTGGGTTGCTGAAATCAAACCTGCACCTAATACGCGGTTTTCCTGATAGAATACTGCGGCCTGGCCAGGTGTTATCGCATTTTGGGGTGTTTCAAATGTAACGATTCCACTTGTGTCGTCATCCCAGTCAAGACCGGCAGTGGCTGCCTTGTGCGCAGACCGGATTTGAACCTCTATATGCTTTAAGTTTTCCTTTTCAGGGTAATTCCAGACGATTTGTTCAACCGCCATCCGTTTTTGGGCAAGATCTGATTTAAAACAGATATGAAGGGTGTTAGTTTTTATATCAATTTTTTTAACATAGTAAGGTGCCGGTCCCGGAATGTTTATCCCCTTGCGCTGCCCTACTGTGAATTTGTGAAGTCCTTGATGGGAGCCAACGGTTTTTCCCTGGCTGTCGACCACCGGCCCAGGCTTTGGAAAAATTTTTGTTTTAGCGTTAATGAACGCCCAATGGTTTTTATCCGGCAAAAAGCAGATATCCTGGCTCTCGTTGGGCACAACCGGTACAAGGTCGTGTTGTCCGGCTAATTGCCTGACCTGGTGTTTAGTGAAATCGGCCAGGGGAAACACCAGGTTCTCTAAAATTTTGGGCGAGAGCATAGATAGAAAATAGGACTGGTCTTTAGTAAAATCCGCTCCCCTTTCAAGCCATGCCTGGATAATCTCTTCTCTGGTGCAGGTGTATCTGTTGACCACCGTTGCATAATGGCCGGTTGCCATCAGGTCCGCTCCCAGCGTTTGTGCATGCTCAAACAACTTCTTAAATTTTATCTGCAGATTGCAGACAAGACATGGATTCGGCGTTTTGCCGGCCATGTAGGTTGATATAAAATAATCAACAACCCTGGTCTCAAATTCCCGGGACAAATCTATGGTGTGTACGGGAAATCCAAAAATTGAGGCCAGGGCAGAGACATCCGGCAAGCTTGTTTCATAGCCCGTGGTGAAATGAATGCCGAAAACTTTTTTAAACCGCTGTTTGATAAGAAACCCTGTCACCAGGGAATCTATTCCGCCACTCAGTGCCACGGCTACAACCGGTGAGTCAGGCATCAGGCAGTTTCTTTTATATCATCACTGAACAGACCCATGGCCCGGATGGGGCAGGTTAGAAGACAGCGCTCACAAAGACTGCATTTTTCCCGGTCGAAAACCACTTCCATTTCAGGGCGTTTGATATACAACGCCCCTGTGGGACAGACTGCAGTACATGCGCCGCAATGGGTGCACCTTTCTTCGTCTTTGAAAATTTTATGTTCAGGCGAGGAAACTTGAATTCCTTGTTCTTTTAAATACGTGACCCCCTTGTCAAATGCCGCTTTTCCGGCACCAGAGATTTCAAGCACCATATGACCTTCCTTTTTTGAAGATATTCGTGCCTTTAAGATATTAAACATCAGGTCATATTTTTTAACCAGCTGGCAGACAATGGGTCTCTGGGCCGATCTGGGTGGAAAATCTAAAATTACAATTTTTGAATACAACTGCTTAACCTCCGTTGCTTTTATAAGAAAGTCTGGGTAATAAGTCACTCAGAACTTTTAAACTTTGTTGTGGGCTGAGCCTGGCAGATGATATGTCAGGTCAGCCCCTGGCCGTTATTAGGTCGAAACCAAATCCAGTATCATATACCATTCATTGTGGTTTATATGAAAGGTAAAATAAGTTATTTTCATGTTTTGTATAGATTGAATTCCGTGGTGTCATCCAGATCACCCCATGGCTCTTATATTAAATTTTACAGGGAGACTAAAATCGCTTGAATTCGTAATTCTGTGAAAAATTTCTTGTCAAACAGTAATAGTTTTAGATAAGAATAGAAAAAAATTATCTATTTTCATTGAATCCAAAATACAGCAGGTCCTTTTTCCAGGAGGAGCATGTCTCAAAAGGAACCATATAACAGTTTAGAACAACGGATTAAAGAGCTTGAGGATGAAAATGCCGCCCTGAAGCAGGACATCGCCACACTTAAAAAATCCCGGGCCATTGACACATGTTTTGGGGCTACTTCTGCCGGCTTTGAGGCTGCAATCAATCAAAAACTTGAGAAAGAGAGAAATTTACTGTTCACCGCTGTCGAGCAAATTTCTGAAATGGTCTATATTACGAACTCCGAAGGGATTATTCAATATATCAATCCTGCATTTGAGCGCGTGACCGGATTTTCTAGAAAAGAATGCATCGGCAAGGACATTAATATGTTAAGAAGCGGTAAATATGACAGCCAGTTTAATATCAATCTGCGGGCCATCATTAGTTCCGGCCGGGAGTGGAGCGGTCATGCTGAGTTTAAGAAAAAAGATAACTCTTTTTACATCGTGGCTCTTACCATATCTTCAGTCA includes:
- a CDS encoding BON domain-containing protein, which encodes MHYQSNTENRSRSPGAFVSDTVLMAKIKSKFMSDDMVDPEGIDLKVRHGVVYLDGWVADAYQRRIALDLVKSIDGVGRVVNRLRLTNPGTVFLKPDVKTPVF
- a CDS encoding TerB family tellurite resistance protein, which produces MSWLGKMIGGTIGLALGGPLGAVAGAAFGHAFVDKREDEYLRSIPGGKHTGLSSNEKAQLVFFTAAFSMLAKISKADGRISEEEIKVVERFMVNDLQLDEASRETAKNIFRNAVTSSQTFEDFARQFYSVFKYQANIIELMMDVLLRVSSADGNVSDAEEQMLLSASRIFRFSQSDYNRLHSRYVKKSDPYYAVLKCDENASNEEIKKKYRALVQEYHPDKIQAKGLPEEFVKFATDKFTEIQDAYEHIRKSRGF
- a CDS encoding metalloregulator ArsR/SmtB family transcription factor; its protein translation is MKFFIKVMKALSDPNRVKMTKMLQHKPMCVCEIQTALGIAQSTASKHLKILEDADLVTSFKDGLWVNYGVADGSASPFAANMIGNLKHWLEDEREIKELNKILPNIDRHDIVNKN
- a CDS encoding permease; the encoded protein is MNSSTANIGSNPKTKSALILNLFMGAAGIIVWWLVYRQLPGLSKWLTYGLFKITPGSHLGASIEFFLYDTPKVMMLLFLVVFGVGIIRSFFTPEKTRSFLSGKSEFAGNVFAALLGIITPFCSCSAVPLFIGFVTAGVPLGVTFSFLIAAPMVNEIAVGLLYGLLGWKVAAIYMGTGLFIAIAAGWVIGRLKLENYIEDWVTQANIASAEIEEEKLTWNDRFIYGWDAVKEIIGRVWIYVILGIAVGAGIHGFVPEGMMASIMGKGTWWAVPLSVVIGVPMYSNAAGIIPVVEALLGKGAALGSVLAFMMSVIALSLPEMVILRKVLKPRLICVFVCVVACGILFVGYLFNTIL
- a CDS encoding thioredoxin family protein, which gives rise to MEIKVLGPGCTKCVKAEKLVKEVVEETGVDASVEKVTDMLQIASYGIFGTPSVIVDGEVKCTGKVPKKADIKAWITK
- a CDS encoding rhodanese-like domain-containing protein, with the protein product MKAFDSLLKDMDFKFLSSGEHSMSIEGMRKVLGNDHFVFLDVRTDEEVKYLSFPFAVHIPMNELPDRLDEVPKDKFIVPFCSSVFRGALVYIYLKANGYKEVKGLTASSEDMATAFKPGPLAKM
- a CDS encoding sulfite exporter TauE/SafE family protein — its product is MASNILIISLLSFVLSFIFALGGVGSAVILIPALSWIGVPFNLARPTGLFVNCISMLAATWSNFKEKKLDVRLGLPIIASSIVMAPVGAWAGHFLPTRTLLLIFICFLFFSGTMMIFFKGSKYADQYREDRPLAGPLGVGVLAGIVSGLLGVGGGGIISPLMVIQGFNPKKVAMVTAFSVPFSSFSAFVTYAAMGSVSIKILIFAGLAGWCGGYLGTKVMQKKMKPQSVKRLLGGVLILIGIKFLWSMGLTDILQTVGGSG
- the mtaB gene encoding tRNA (N(6)-L-threonylcarbamoyladenosine(37)-C(2))-methylthiotransferase MtaB, translating into MRKQTFYIESLGCKVNQYESDAIAARLEAHGFSRAGKAQSADICIVNTCAVTSRAGMQSRQETRKLIRKHPDATVIVTGCHAQTDPEQFRKISGVDLIVCHQDKSLIPEYLARKAADKDLFKFRRPEYGKSACFLKFVESDQPVFGKMTRAYLKIQDGCNQFCTYCIIPYARGASVSMPFDQVMTHVSSLNRIGFKEVILTGIHTGLYGLDLTPETSLTQLVKKMDEKRPVDQIRISSIEPNEITDELIHMAGPGHILCDHFHIPLQAGDNDVLARMKRPYSVEQFSEVIHRIHEILPYAGIGLDVIMGFPGETDKAFENTYQLVVDLPVSYLHVFPFSPRQGTPAWHFTPKVPSNKAKKRAALLRELGEQKRSAFIELNRGRVLQGLIQNQRDRHTGMLKAITTNYLTVFIEDEGDSQGIQDKLKGKIVNLKYDQSGNANCLVGQIVP
- the mnmA gene encoding tRNA 2-thiouridine(34) synthase MnmA encodes the protein MPDSPVVAVALSGGIDSLVTGFLIKQRFKKVFGIHFTTGYETSLPDVSALASIFGFPVHTIDLSREFETRVVDYFISTYMAGKTPNPCLVCNLQIKFKKLFEHAQTLGADLMATGHYATVVNRYTCTREEIIQAWLERGADFTKDQSYFLSMLSPKILENLVFPLADFTKHQVRQLAGQHDLVPVVPNESQDICFLPDKNHWAFINAKTKIFPKPGPVVDSQGKTVGSHQGLHKFTVGQRKGINIPGPAPYYVKKIDIKTNTLHICFKSDLAQKRMAVEQIVWNYPEKENLKHIEVQIRSAHKAATAGLDWDDDTSGIVTFETPQNAITPGQAAVFYQENRVLGAGLISATQ
- a CDS encoding NIL domain-containing protein, with translation MYSKIVILDFPPRSAQRPIVCQLVKKYDLMFNILKARISSKKEGHMVLEISGAGKAAFDKGVTYLKEQGIQVSSPEHKIFKDEERCTHCGACTAVCPTGALYIKRPEMEVVFDREKCSLCERCLLTCPIRAMGLFSDDIKETA